The genomic stretch ATCAAGAAGCTGCCCTCGAATATACTGATGAAGAACCCTATTTATATCAACAAAGATATAAAGTCCTTCTTTTCTGTATTTCTCGGGTAATAACCATTTTATCCACATGACTAACCTTTTCCAATCCCTCAGGATATAAAAAGATATAATAGGAATAAGAAGATAATACAAAATGTTAGAGGAAATACTCTTTACAATGTTTAAAAATATTGATAATGTTTGTTTGGAAATTCCTTCGATATTGATTGAATTAGCGTTTAGTATTTCTTTAATATCAATGTTTAGTTTATTCAAAAGTTTAGAATCAATCTCAAAAAACCATTTTTGAATTAGTATTATATAATCAGGAATGTTTTGGATAAGCTGCTTAGTTTCGCTAACAAATAAAGGAATAAAATATACAAATACCATAATGGTGATACCAAAGATTATTGCAAACGAAATCAGGATTGAGATATCTCTTGACCGAATCTTTGTTTCTAAAAAATCTACGCAAGGTTTTAAGAGATATGACAAAAATAGTGCAATCAAAAATGGAATCAGAATCGGCCAAAATGCCTTCATATTCGCAAAAAAATAAATAACGATTGCAATTAGAGCTATGAACAATATATCTGTAAAATATCTTTTGACCAATTTTATTATATGCACTTTTTAACACCTCAAATAGAATTATTCTTATCCCTTAAAATATTAAAAAAGTAGGGAAGAAAACCTTCCCTATCGCAAAAGCTTATTTAGCATAGCCATCAGCTTTTTAGTAATCATTCTTTTTAAAAGTTTATTTTTCATTCTCCTTGGAGATGCCTGGGACAGCATGGCAGATATAATCCCGCCTACTATGCTTCCTATCAATACATGTTTTGCAGAAATTCTTTTCAAGATTTCACACCTCAGCTTAATATTTTATTTTCTCTTAATATTATTTCCTCAGGGCTCAATATTATTTTTTTATTTTTTATATAACTCCAAATACTCTCTGAAACCTGATATTCTACAATTTTAAAGTTCTCTGCATTAAATATAATGTCAATTACAATCCCTATCAAAAACCCATTTTCGTCTATTACTTCTTTCAAAAAAATTTCTTGTGCTCTTAAAAATGGAAAGCTGTCAATGGAAGTATGAATGCTGCGGACAATCATAAGTTGATTGTTTATAGACTCAATGTCCTCTGTCGGCACATATGCGCACGATGGTATTTTAAATGAGTTTTTGACTCGTACTTTAAACCCAATCACCTTGTCATCTCTGAGTAACATGTCTTCTACTTTTCCTGTTATCTTGTTATCCAAATTAAGGACGGGTTTGTTTTTCAAGATAGAAAATGAAATCCTCATAGGCTCTTAAAAGATCAAATTTTATTGTTCTAACTTTATATTCTTCACAAAATCAGCGAGTGTTATCACAAAGTCTTCATTATGCTCAGTATCTATGTTTTCTTCTTCGTGCAAATCTTTTAAAGACAACGCAATCCTTCGCTTTTCTTCATCAATCTCTATAACCTTTGCTCTCAAGCTATCTCCAACTTTATACAGGTTATGTGGTCTTTGGTTGTATCCAAGTGGAATATTTGAAATGTGAACAAAACCATCAACATCATGTTCTGTAATCCACACAACAAGTCCAAAAGGTAACACCTTTGTCACTTCACAGTCAACAAGCATTCCCAAATACAAGTTTTTAATCTTTTTTATCCACTCATCATCTTGAGTCTTTTTTATGCTAAGATAAATCTGTTTTTTATTCTTGTCTATATCAAGAATCTTCACCTTGACTTTTTCGCCAAGTTCAAATAATTTTTTAAATTCTGCACCTTTTTTCAAATATCCAACTTCACTTACAGGTACAAAACCTCGTAGTTTCTCAAAATTTACCACAATGCCTTTTTCTCTTATCTCAACTACAGTGCCCTCGTATTCTCTGGAAAAATCTAAAGAATTAATCTGTTTAATAAATCTCTCCTCTTCTCTTTGTTTTAACAAAGATTTTCGACTTCCAAAAGCGATCTTTTTTTCTTTGCTGACATCTGTGATTTCTATTTCAAATATCTTTCCTATATCAGAAATTTGAACATCTTCACCCCACTGAGAAATTGGCACATAAACATTTGTACCTCTAAAATCACAAACAATGCTTTTTTCTTTAATTGACTTAACAACTACTCTTACAGTTTCTTTATTTTCATATTTTGAAAGCAGCTCTTCAAACCCGTGGAGTACATCTGCCCGATACTTTGATAAAACCACATTTCCTTCTTCATCTGACTCTTTTATCACTACTGCTTCGATTACCTCACCTATCTTAAATAGATCCTTCAAATTTACATTTCCATTCTTGATAACCTCGTCTTTGTAAATTATACCCTCTGCCTTGTAACCAATATCAACAAGTAGATAATCTTCCTCAACTTTTATTATCCTGCCTTTTACAACTTCACCTCTTTGCACTGTCAAAAAGCTTCTATCAATAAGTCTCTCAAAATCTTTCAGATTCATCTCATTAAACTTTTCTTCCAGATGTTTTACCACCTCTTCAATCTGTTCAGGAGAAGTGGAAGCACCTGCTGTCACCCCAATGCTTTTTATATAGCTATCTAATTTTATTGAATCTAAATCTTCAACTTTTTCAATAAAAAATGTGGGTTTTATCTCCTTCAGAAGCTGATACAATTTGTTGGTATTAGAACTTTTCTTATCACCGACCACCAACATTATGTCCACATGCTTTGCAAGCTCTTGTGCTTCCTTTTGCCTGTTTATTGTTGCTTTGCATATGGTATCGAACACTTTATAATTTGTATGAGACTCTAAAAATTCTCTTATTTCACTCCATTTTTTGCCGTCAAACGTGGTCTGACAGACAACTGCAGCTTTGCCTTCAATTTGATTAATCGCTTCTTTTACTTTTTCAATACCATCTACCACAAAACATTTTCTATTATTTCCAACATGCCCAACAATTCCTTTTACTTCAGGATGGCTCATATCACCAACAACAATTATGTCATACCCGTTTTCTGAGTGTTCCTTCACTATTTCGTGAATCTTTTTGACATATGGGCATGTAAAATCATAAACTTTCTCTGCTCTTTTCTCAATCTCGGCATACTCCTCCATTGAAACACCGTGAGAACGAATAAAAATTATATCTTCTTTCCCAATTTGCTCAATATCCTCTACAACTTTTACACCTAAATCTTTCAATTTATCTATAACATAGCTATTATGTATTAACATACCATACACCTTTATAGATTTTCCCTTATTTGCTTTTGCCCACGCCAAAACGCCTTCTACTGCCCTTTGAACACCAAAACAAAATCCAGCACTTTGCGCAACCTTAATAATCATTTTTTTTACTTCCCCTCTTCTGTTATTTCAGGATAAGTTCTTTAATTTCATTCATAATTTTATCCACAATCTCTTGATTATCCATAGTACTATTTCTAAATTCCATCGGCTTTCCGATTCTCACTCTTACCCTACAAAAAGGAACTATCTTACCAGAAATGCCAACTGGTAAAACTTTTGCGCCTGTTGCTTTAATTACAGTTGCAACTCCTTTTTCACCTTTTAAAATAATTTCTTTTGTCCTATTTCTCTTTCCCTCCGGGAAAATACCCAAAATATTGCCAGACCTTATAACCTCTATAGCTTTTTTTATTGCTCCAATATCGCTTTTGCCACGCTTGACAGGGAAAGCTCCAAAAGCTTTGATGATTGGTGCAAGCCACCATATTTTAAAAAGTTCACTTTTGGCCATAAAATATACTCGCCTGTCGAATATAAGTATAATCAAAACTGGATCAAGATAACTTCTGTGATTTGCGCAGATAATAAAAGGACCTTCTGGTATATTTTCTTTCCCTTCAACTCTTATGAAAAAGATACACTTTAAAATGATAAAAGCAACCTTCCGAATAAGGTTGAGAAAAAAATTATACTTCATTTTTGACCACCTTGTAAAAAAGCTCTAAAACCTTTTGCAAGACCTCTTCAATTGAAAGAGAAGTCGAATCTATGACAATGGCATCCTCAGCTACTCTCAAAGGGGCAAACTCTCTTGTCATATCATTCTGGTCTCTTTTCTTTATTTCATCTAAAAGTTGATAGTAATCTACATCATAGCCTTTTTGTTTCAGTTCCAAAAACCTTCTCTTTGCTCTTTCCTCTGCCGTGGCTGTTAAAAAGATTTTTAGCTCAGCATTTGGTAGAACATGAGTTCCTATATCTCTTCCGTCCATTATAACCCCTTTTTGTCTTGCTAATTCTTGTTGCATCTTTACAAGTCTTTCTCGTACTTCTCTTATTTTTGACACGTCAGATGCATACATTGAAACCTCGGGCTGGCGAATTTTTTCTGTGACATCTTCACCATCTAAAAAGACAAGCTGCCTGCCATCCACAAGTTTTATTTGTATATCAGTTGAGTTTAAAATCTCAACAATTTTTTTTCTGTCATGCGGTGAGATATTGTTCTTTAATACTTTGAGCCCCACAGCTCTGTACATTGCCCCTGTATCAATATGAATATATCCAAGCTGGCTTGCTAAAAGCTTTGAAATTGTACTTTTTCCTGCTCCTGCAGGACCATCAATTGCAATGTTAATCTTCTTCATAAATCTTCACCTTTCTCGCAAGTTAAGTCTTCCCTGAGTTTTGTTGCTTCTTTCAAATAAACATGTTTAGGAGTAAAGCTATTATCTCTTTGGACAAGCATAAGAAGCCTAATACATCTACTTAGCGCTCCTTCAATGTCAAGCTCTTGAGCACATATAAGAGGAATATCCACAAATCCCATGAGTCTTGCTGCATATGCTGGAAAAGCCGATTTTAGGTCTTTGGTCATTGTAAACAAAATAAAAACAATCTCTTCTTTTTTAAGATTGTTTCTAAGTATAATTTCATTCAAAAGTTCTTGAGTACATTTGACAATCTCCTCTTTGCAATCATTCTCAACAGTTGTAGCACCTCTTATTGCAAAAACCAAGATTATTCCCCCTACTAATTCTTTCATCTTTTGCACAAAAACTTTCATATAACTCTATGACCTAGTCCTATTGCCACCTCATTTAAATGTAAAAGTCCTATCCCAAAAAATATGGCAACTGCAACATGCTCTTCAAACCTTGCAATGCCAATCTTTCCACCCACATTAAGGCCAATTGCTTTTTGCATAATTTGAGATATTGCTTCTCTTGTTGCTCCTGCAACAGCTCCTTCCTCTTGATGTACCTCGTTTATAACGCCTTCTCTCTTGGCAGCAACAACTGCTCTTTCAACAATTTTCATAACAGAGGTTATAAATTCTCCACCAAAATCTACTGCTGCACATCTTATTCCTATTTTAGAAAAATCTTCTTGAATCTTCTTTTCTTCTTGTCTATTCTGGCTCAAGGCCATCAAAATAGCTGCTCTTGAAACATCCTTGCTACCAAACTCTTTTTTTTCCACCACTTTATATACCCCACTTTTTATTTAAATTATTGGACGAACGTGTTCTGATGTTAAATGAGACATATCATTAAGAAGACTTAACATTGTCCTTTCTCCTTTTATATCAACAATACTCAAACTTGCATTCCCAATCCAGCACTTTTTGTAAAAATCAAGAGGAAGGTTCAAAAGATGTATGATTGAAAGTTTTACTATCCCACCGTGAGTAACAACTACAATATTTCTGTAATCCCTTTGCAAAACATCATCATAAAAACTTTTAACTCTTTTCATAACAACATCCAGATTACCTTCACCTGGGAAAATGGCTTTATCGGGATTGTCTTTCCACATCAAGTATGTCTGAGAGTATTTCTTTTCAAGTTCATCAAAGCTTAACCCTTCCCACTCGCCAAAATTTATCTCATTGAGTTTTTCAGAAGTTTCAAATAAAGTTTGGGGATGATAAGATTTTATATAACTTGCCGTAGTATAAGCCCTTTTTAATGTACTTGAAAATATTATATCAATCTTCTTATTTTTAAGCCTCTCAGCAATCTTTTTTGCCTGTTCAATACCAGTTGAATTGAGCTCTGTGTCAATTGAACCTTGAACAAGGTTGAGCTTATTCCAGTCAGTCTCACCATGTCTTACCAAATAAATTCTTTTCAAGCTGCATCACCTGTTTTCCTTTTCATATACCTGAAACTCGTCCCATATTTCTTCAAGTTTTTCAAGTGTCTTTGCAACCTCTTCTTTTTTCCTAAGACCTGTTGCGACAATTAATGCGTTTATTACACTCAGCGGTGCTACCAGCGAATCAGCAAACGACACCATATCACTTCTGCAAATAAGAACATAGTCACTGTACTTGCATAGAGGTGATATTTTGCTATCTGTAAGTGAAACTATCTTAGCACCCTGTTTTTTTGCATACTGCAAAACCTTTAAAGTGCGCTTTGAATACCTCGGAAAACTAATACCAATTATTAAATCATCACTTGTAATTCTAAATACCTGTTCGAAAATATCACTGATGCCACTTGTTGTGATAACCTTGACATTGTCCAAAATCATATTTAAATAAAAACCTAAAAAATCAGCCAATGCTGCTGAACTTCTAATTCCAATAATGTATATCTTTTTTGCATTTACTATCTCATCCACAACATGGTTGAAAACATTTTCGTCTATCTGTTCTAATGTCTGCTTTATCTTGTCCATGTCAGAAAGGAGAACACTTTTTAAAACCTCTTTTTCATTTATTCTACTTGCAGAAAGTTCTACCCTTTGCACTGACGTAAGCTTGCTTTTCATAAGCTCTTGTAAAGCTCGCTGGAACTCAGGGTAACCTTCAAAACCAAGCCTCTCAGCAAATCTTACAACAGTGGATTCACTTACACCAACTGAATTGCCAAGCGCAAGTGCTGTCATATATGCTGCTTTTTCTCCATGTTCTAAAATAAACTGAGCAATTTTTTTCTGCCCTTTACTAAACTCTGGCATAAGCTCAATTATCCTTGCTTCTAAATCATAAGTCATTTTGCATTTCTCCTTATGTTTGGTATATACTTATAACAATCTTATTGTGGTTTCTTGAAAGCCCCACAATAATATTTTTGTCTTTCAAACTTTTATTAAGAAAATCTATTATTTTATAGATTGGAACGTTTTCTTCAAATTCCATTGAAGAGATAAGTTCAAGCTTTTCGTTTTCCATTTTTAAATCCCACATCCTATTCGTTTTTTGTTATTCTTCTTAATTAATTATATCACAATGCTTATATTCTTATAAGAGCATTTTATAAAGAAAAAAAGGAAGAACACTATTTTATGTCCTTCCTTATTTTACACAGGATACACTTTGTTACCCTGAACAAGATCAGCGTCAACCTTGTATTTTTTTGCGAACCTTAATTTGAAAAAATTTTCTGCAAGTTGAGGGAATAAACAGTAAGTTACCACATCAGTATCATTTTCAATATACTCCTTAATTTTTTCTTTTGCATTCTCAAGCTCTGGAGAAATTAAATCTGCAGGTCTGCAGGTTATCTCTTTTTCGTCTTTCAAGATTTTTCTTTTTACCTCTTCATTCACAGGAGCTGGAGGTTTCCCATACTCACCTTTAAAATATGCTTTTGTTTCTTTTGTGACAAGTTTGTATCTCTCACCTGCTATAACATTCAAAACAGCTTGTGTTCCCACAATTTGACTCGTAGGAGTTACAAGTGGCGGATATCCAAAATCTTTTCGAACCTCAGGTACCTCTTTTAAAACCTCATCTAACTTGTCTTCCTGCCCTTGTTCTTTTAGCTGAGAAATAAGATTTGATAGCATTCCACCAGGTATTTGATAATGAAGAGCGTTTATATCAACACTTAATACTTTCGGGTCAAGAAGCCCTTTTCTTATATATTCTTCTCTGAGTACTTTAAAATATTCGCTTGCCTCGTTGATCTTTTCTAAATCAAGTTTTGGAGCATATTCTGTATTTTCAAGTGCATATACAATTGTTTCGGTTGGAGGCTGGGATGTGCCCAGTGCAAGCGGAGATAAAGCCGTGTCAATACCATCCACACCTGCTTCGACAGCTTTCAAATATGTCATTGATCCAAATCCTGTGGTGTAGTGTGTATGAAGATGAATAGGAAGTTTTACCTGCTCTTTTAACGCTTTTACAAGTTTATAAGCATCAAATGGAGAGAGAAGCCCAGCCATGTCTTTTATACAAATTGAGTCTGCCCCAAGCTCTTCTATTTGTTTTGCCAAATTTACATAGTTTTCAATAGTATGATAAGGTGAGACAGTGTATGATATGGCAACCTGGGCATGTCCTTTTTCTTTTTTTGTTATTTTTAGAGCCATTTCAATATTCCGGATGTCATTAAGTGCATCAAATATTCTTATAATATCAATGCCATAGTATATGGCCTTTTTTACAAACTCTTCAACAACATCATCAGAATAATGTCTATACCCAACAAGATTTTGTCCTCGAAGAAGCATCTGGAGCTTTGTCTTTTTAAAAGCAGTTCTCAGTCTTTTTAATCTTTCCCATGGGTCTTCATTGAAAAACCTCAGACACGCATCAAATGTAGCACCGCCCCAGCACTCAACCGAATAATAACCAACTTGGTCAAGCACAGGAGCAATCTCAAGCATCTGTTCAGTTGTCATGCGGGTTGCAATGAGTGACTGATGAGCATCTCTGAGTATTGTTTCTGTTATTTTTACCCCCATTATTTTTAAACCTCCAGAAAATTTTTCTTACTCTATTTCAAATAGCAAATCTCCTTTTGCTACCTTCTGCCCTTCCTTTACATGTATTCTTTTAATTTTTCCTTTGACAGGTGCAGTTATTTCATTTTCCATTTTCATGGCTTCAAGAATTAAAACAGGTTCATTTGCATCCACAACATCGCCTTCACTTTTCAGCAACCTTACAATAGTACCCGGAAGCTGGGCAACAACCGAATTTTTATCAGAAGAAAGTACAGGGCTTTGTTTTGTTTTATCCTCATGTTTTTCCTGTTTTGGCTCAAAATGGCCAATCTTAGGCCTTGACACAACAGTAGTAGCATTTTCAACTCCTATTTCTTCCACTTCTACAACAAATTCTTGACTATTGATCTTCACCTTGAACTTTCTCATCACAAGCTTTACCTCCATCTATAAAACATCTGTGACTGATTGAGTATCATCTCTCTCGCACCTTTGACCCACTTGTTTTGCTGTTTTGTAATATTGGTAATTTTATAATTCTCTTTACCCATCACAATGTGCAAGCAAGCACAAATACAAGCAAGTTCTTCTTTTGTAATGGTTGAAATAGTACTGACCTGAGCATACATTTTTAAAACACTCTCCTTTTTTTACAAAAATACATTTTATAATGGAATATTGCCATGTTTTTTGGGAGGCCTTTGCTCTCTTTTTGTAATGGAAATTTTGAGCGCCTCAATGATTTTGTTACGGGTAAGCTGTGGCTCAATCACATCGTCAACATACCCACGGGCAGCTGCAATGTATGGATTTGCAAATTTTTGAGTATACTCTTCTATCCTTCTTTTTCTTTCCTCTTCGGGATTTTGAGCGCTTTGTATCTCTTTTCTAAATATAATATTTGCTGCGCCATCTGGTCCCATAACAGCTATCTCGGCAGTTGGCCATGCAAACACAAAGTCTGCACCAATGTGTTTGCTGCTCATTGCAATGTAAGCCCCACCATATGCTTTTCTCAAAATTACATTTATCTTTGGAACTGTTGCCTCTGAGTATGCATACAAAACCTTAGCCCCATGACGTATTATTCCATTGTGCTCTTGGTTAACACCTGGCAAAAATCCAGGCACGTCTGTAAATGTTATTATGGGAATATTAAAAGCATCACAAAATCTTACAAATCGTGCTATCTTGTCAGACGAATCATAATCAAGCACTCCAGCGTTCACTTTGGGCTGATTTGCTACAATTCCTACGCTAAAGCCCCCTATTCTACCAAATCCTACAACAGCATTTTGAGCAAAATAAGGTTGTACTTCTAAAAATTCTTGGTTGTCTACTACTTTATAAATTATTTCTTTTACATCATAAGCTTTGTTTGGCTCTTGCGGAATTATATTTTCGAGCTCGGGAACAAATCTTTTTTCTGAATCAGATGACATTATAAAAGGTGGGTCTTCCATGTTATTTGAAGGTATAAACGACAATAAATACTTTATCATATCAAGTAGGTGATACTCATCCTCTGCAATAAAATGAGCAACTCCACTCTTTGAGCTGTGAGTGTAAGCGCCACCAAGCTCTTCAAAGGATATCTCCTCTCCAGTCACAGCTTTTATAACCTGAGGTCCTGTAACAAACATTTGGCTGGTTTTGTCCACCATAAAAATAAAATCCATAATAGCAGGAGAGTATACAGCTCCACCTGCACAAGGTCCCATTATAGCTGCAATTTGTGGAATTACACCTGATGCCATGGTATTTCTATAGAAGATTTCACCATACCCTGCTAATGCATCAACACCTTCTTGAATTCTTGCACCACCAGAATCATTTATACCTATCACTGGACAACCATATTTTAATGCTAAGTCCAAAACTTTACAAATCTTTTTTGCATGCATCTCGCCAAGAGAACCGCCTATTGAAGTAAAATCTTGAGCATAAACAAAAACTTTTCTGCCGTTGATTGTTCCATAACCCGTTACAACACCATCACAGGGGACAAATGTATCTTTCATATCAAATTCTTGACATCTGTGTTCAACAAACATATCTATTTCATTGAAGCTTCCAGGGTCAAGTAAATATTCTATTCTCTCTCTACAAGTAAGTTTTTTGCTATCATGCTGTTTTTTTATTTTATCTTCTCCACCAAGCTTTAGTATTCTTTCTCTCTTTTGCTTGAGCTCTCTGAGCTTGTTTGTCATTAAAAATCCTCCTCAAAGGTGATTTATCATGTAGTATTAATATCTGGTATTAATATATTATGCTAATTTCTATTTTATAACATCCAAATATTTTTAGCAAGAAAAAATTGAAAAAACAAAATGAGGGTGTGGACTTTGAAAAAGTACTATTTTATAAGTGGTCCACACCCTGTTATTTTTTAATGCATAATTTATACTTTTTATTCAATCATTAATATCAGCTCTCTTACTATCTTTGCAGCAAGTAGTGCTGTTCTATCAGAAATATCATAATATGGAGCAACCTCTACTATGTCTGCTCCTATTATGTTAAGGTCTTTTAATTTAAGTAAAATCTCAAAAAAGTCTGAAGATAGAATTCCGCCTGGTTCTGGTGTTCCTGTACCAGGGGCAAAAGCCGGATCAAACACGTCTATATCTATCGAGAGATATACCTTCTTACCATTCAAATCTTTAATAACATTATTAATATCATTCCACTTGTTGATAAAATAAAGATTGCTATCTCTTCTTGCAAATTCAATCTCTTCTTTAGACCCCGACCTTATACCAAACTGGTATATATTCTTAAAACCTATTACCTCACCCACTCTTCTCATAACAGTTGCATGCGAAAACTTTTCGCCAAGATACTCCTCTCTCATATCAGCATGAGCATCAAAGTGAAGAACATAAAACTCTTTACCATTTGAATTTGCCGCCGCTTTTATGAGAGGAAAGCTGATCAGATGTTCACCGCCTAAGAAAATAGGAACTTTATTATCTTCAAACAGCTTACAAGCAAATTGGTATATTGTCTCAATACTTTTTTCGATATTTCCAAAAGGAAGCTCTAAATCTCCCATATCACAAAAGGTCTTATCATACAGGCTTTTGTCTTGATAGATAGAATACTCTTCCAGCTCTATTGACACTTCTCTTATTTTTGCAGGAGCAAAACGCGAGCCAGGTTTAAAGCTTACTGTGAAATCCATAGGAATTCCTGCTAAAACTATGAGACTATCTTCGTACTTCTCTGAAGCACATAGGAAAAAGGGTTTGTAGAGATTAAAACTCATTCATTTTAACCCCTTTTTTACTTTATAATTTCT from Caldicellulosiruptor kronotskyensis 2002 encodes the following:
- a CDS encoding acyl-CoA carboxylase subunit beta — encoded protein: MTNKLRELKQKRERILKLGGEDKIKKQHDSKKLTCRERIEYLLDPGSFNEIDMFVEHRCQEFDMKDTFVPCDGVVTGYGTINGRKVFVYAQDFTSIGGSLGEMHAKKICKVLDLALKYGCPVIGINDSGGARIQEGVDALAGYGEIFYRNTMASGVIPQIAAIMGPCAGGAVYSPAIMDFIFMVDKTSQMFVTGPQVIKAVTGEEISFEELGGAYTHSSKSGVAHFIAEDEYHLLDMIKYLLSFIPSNNMEDPPFIMSSDSEKRFVPELENIIPQEPNKAYDVKEIIYKVVDNQEFLEVQPYFAQNAVVGFGRIGGFSVGIVANQPKVNAGVLDYDSSDKIARFVRFCDAFNIPIITFTDVPGFLPGVNQEHNGIIRHGAKVLYAYSEATVPKINVILRKAYGGAYIAMSSKHIGADFVFAWPTAEIAVMGPDGAANIIFRKEIQSAQNPEEERKRRIEEYTQKFANPYIAAARGYVDDVIEPQLTRNKIIEALKISITKREQRPPKKHGNIPL
- the speB gene encoding agmatinase, which gives rise to MSFNLYKPFFLCASEKYEDSLIVLAGIPMDFTVSFKPGSRFAPAKIREVSIELEEYSIYQDKSLYDKTFCDMGDLELPFGNIEKSIETIYQFACKLFEDNKVPIFLGGEHLISFPLIKAAANSNGKEFYVLHFDAHADMREEYLGEKFSHATVMRRVGEVIGFKNIYQFGIRSGSKEEIEFARRDSNLYFINKWNDINNVIKDLNGKKVYLSIDIDVFDPAFAPGTGTPEPGGILSSDFFEILLKLKDLNIIGADIVEVAPYYDISDRTALLAAKIVRELILMIE